The following nucleotide sequence is from Streptomyces caniferus.
CATCGAGGCCGGTGGTCAGCAAGAAGACGCCGACACCGCCGTACAGCCCCGCGGCCAGCGACGCCACCAGCGCACTCGCCTGGCCGAAGACCACCGCGCGGGCGGCCACCAGCGGATCGACGCCCCGGGCGTCCGGACGGCGCTCGCGCTGCGCGCGCAGCCGCGCCCTGAAGGAGAACGCGGTGGCGGCGAGCACCGCGGCGATCAGCGCCAGCACGACCGGCGCGGCCACCGGCACGCTGGGGAGGGTGCCGAGGGAGTCCCACAGCCGGGCGCCTCCCCAGGCCAGCACCCCGGCCGCCAGAAACAGCCCGACCAGCACCTTGATGTGTAGCTGCTTCACCGAGCGATCGCCCCTCGCGCCGTCCTGCCCATGCCTGCCGTGCCGACCTTTTCTGCCGTGATGGCCGCCTTGTCCGTCCCGTACGGATGCCTCCCGCGGGGAACCGACCCGCAACCCTAACGACTACTCGGGCAGTCGCAGTTCCAGGTCCGAGCGCGGCGCCACCCCGTCGCGGCCGATCGAGGACAGCAGCGCGGCCACCGCACCGTGCCCCGGAACCTCGGCCTCCGGCTCGATGTCGTACCACGGCGCGAGCACGAACGCCCGCTCATGGGCCCTCGGGTGCGGCAGCGTCAGCCGCGGGTCGTCGGAGAGCACGTCCTGGTACGCGACGATGTCGACGTCGATCGTGCGCGGGCCCCACTGCTCGTCGCGGACCCGCTCGAAGGCCTCCTCGATGGCGTGCCCGCGCTCCAGGAGGGAGGCCGGCGGCAGCGTCGTCTTGATCAGCACCACGGCGTTGAAGTACGTCGGCTGCGAACCGGGGGCCACGCCCCACGGCTCGGTCTCGTAGACCGGGGAGACCGCCTTGACCCGCAGTCCGGGGGTGTCCTCCAGCGCGTCGACGGCACCCTGCAGCGTCTCCAGGCGGTTGCCGAGGTTGCTGCCGAGCGAGATCACGGCGCGTTTGGGGTTGGAGAGCGTCACATCGGCGGCGTCCACCTGCTCCACGACGGAGGCGGGCACCGGCTGTACGGTCGGGTCACCGGGCTGGGGGCGCCGCACCGCGGCTCCATCAGGGGTGGCGGTCGGCTGACGGGCGGAATTCATACTCGGCTCCGAGTGATGGTGATGGTCACGTCATCGAAGGGGACGGTGATGGGCGCGTCCGGCTTGTGCACCACCACCTCCACTTCCTGCACGCCCTCGTGCTTGAGGCACTGGCCGGCGATGCGCTCCGCCAGGGTCTCGATGAGGTCGACGGGCTCGCCCTGGACGACGGCCACCACCTCCTCGGCCACAACGCCGTAGTGCACGGTCTTCGCGAGATCGTCGGAGGCCGCTGCCGGGCGGGTGTCCAGGCCGAGCACCAGGTCGACGATGAAGGTCTGGCCTTCCTCGCGCTCCCGGGGAAACACCCCGTGGTGGCCTCGGGCCTTCAGCCCACGCAGCGCGACACGATCCACGCGAATCACTCCCACTGGTCCACGGCGCCTACGGCGCCACTGTTCGTCGGATTCCGGGCAGCCGCCGGAGCGATCCGGCAACACTGCCCCGCCGTCGAATCTACCTTCGAGGAACGACAGTCCTCGCCTACGGGGGCTATGGACAAGACCCCGTCCTCCTGCTAGAAGCCGCCCCTCGGCAGCGTCCGGCAAACCGGGAGATCGTCCGCGCGGCCTCTTACCCCCCTGCCCACGCCCCACCCCTACCCGTACCGCACTTGGCTCGAACGGGTGCGCCCTCGCCCGGATGGCTGACCCCCACCGCTGACGGCGCACCGCCAACGCCCCGGACGCAAGGGCGGGCGGCATGGCAAGGCTCACACCCCGCCCGCACCCGGACCGCCCCGCAGGGGCGCTACGCCCCTGGCAGCGGGCTCAGAGCGTGTCCTCGTCGCCCTCGCCGGCTCCCCCGGCCTCGTCGGCTCCGTCGTCCTCGTCGTCGTCGCGGTCCGCGAGCACCGGCGAGCCGTGGTGCGACCACACCCGCCAGCCGTCCTCCGTGCGCCGGAAGACGTTGGTCGCCACGACCAGCTGGCCGATCAGCGGCCCCACCGAGCCGTCGTCCTCCGCGGGCCCGCCGCTGAGGATGTTCTCCGTGCAGGTCACCAGCGCGGTGTCGCCGACGACGTCGATCTCCACATCCGTGAGGAAGAACTGGATGTACTCGGTGTTCGCCATGATCAGGGCGTACGAGCGCAGCACCTCGCCGCGCCCGCGCAGCACCGGCCACCCGGGGTGGACCACACTCACCTGGCCGTCCAGCCACAGCTCGGACAGCGCCTCGTGATCGCCGCGCTCGATGGTCTCGTACAGGGTGGTGTTCGCCTGCTCGACCAGCTCGATGTCCGTCTGTGGGCCCAAGCCGCTCACACCGTTCCCGTCGTATCGCTCATCCGACCCGTACCGGCCGTACCGCCGCTGCCGGCCGCTGCCGCGCCCTCCACGGCACGGGCCACCCGTACCGCGTCCGCGCTCGCCCTGACCTCGTGCACCCGCACCGCCCAGGCCCCCTCTCGCGCCACGATCGCCGACACCGCCGCCGTCGCGGCGTCCCGTTCCCTGGCCGGCGGTGGGGCGGCTTGTCCGTCGCCTGCCAGCACCCTGCCCAGGAACCGTTTCCTCGATGCCGCCACCAGCAACGGACGGCCCAGCACCCGCAGCCGCGCGAGCCGGGCGACCAGCGCGAGATCGTGCTCCGCGTTCTTGGCGAAGCCCAGGCCGGGGTCGACGACGATCCGGTCCGGGTCGATCCCGCCGGCCACCGCGCGCTCCACGCTCCGCCCGAGTTCGTCGACGACCTCCGCGACCACGTCCCCGTAGACGGCGCGGTTGTTCATGTCGATGGACTGGCCACGCCAGTGCATCACCACGAACGGCACATGGTGGGCGGCCACCACGGACACCATCGCCGGGTCGGCGGCGCCCCCGCTGACGTCGTTGACCAGGCATGCCCCGGCCTCCACGGCCTGTTCGGCGACCGAGGCGCGCATGGTGTCGACGGAGACCACGACACCGGCCGCGGCGAGCTCCCGGACGACCGGGACGACCCGGCGCAGCTCCTCGGCCTCGTCCACCCGCGCCGCGCCCGGCCGGGTCGACTCGCCGCCCACGTCCACCATGTCGGCGCCCTGCGCCACCAGGTCCAGACCGTGTTTGACGGCGAGTTCGGTGTCGAACCAGTCGCCGCCGTCGGAGAACGAATCGGGCGTCACATTGACGACGCCCATCACCGCGCAGCGGTCCCAGTCCGGCAGTCCGGCCACCCGGCCACGCAAGGTACTCATGGCACCAGCGTAGGCCGTGTGCCGACCGGCCGGATTGCGGCCGTCGGCTGCGGGGACCGCCCCGGCGCCGGCGCCTTTCCCGGGCGGGGCGACGGCCCCTCCGGGCGCCGCGGCCCGGCGGCCGCTCAGGCCGCCCGCTCGACCGCGTCCGCCACCCTGACCGGCTCCGGCACATGCACGCACGGCCGCGGCTCGGCGGTCTTCCGCCGCCGCAGCACGCGCGGCAGGCTCAGCTCCAGATAGCCCTCGGCCTGCAGCGCCGCCAGGCCGATCCGCGGGATGTCACGGCTGTTGCGGAAGACCACGAAGCGGGGCTCCCAACGGGGCCGGAACTTGTCGTTGAACTTGTAGAGCGACTCGATCTGGTACCAGCGGGACAGGAAGATCAGCATGGCCCGCCAGACCCGGATGACCGGCCCCGCGCCGAGCTTCTCGCCGCGCTCCAGGGAGGAGCGGAAGACCGCGAAGTTCAGCGACACCTGCTTGATCTTGAGGTCCGGCGCCGCCTGCAGCGCGGCCAC
It contains:
- a CDS encoding nuclear transport factor 2 family protein codes for the protein MGPQTDIELVEQANTTLYETIERGDHEALSELWLDGQVSVVHPGWPVLRGRGEVLRSYALIMANTEYIQFFLTDVEIDVVGDTALVTCTENILSGGPAEDDGSVGPLIGQLVVATNVFRRTEDGWRVWSHHGSPVLADRDDDEDDGADEAGGAGEGDEDTL
- the folP gene encoding dihydropteroate synthase, producing MSTLRGRVAGLPDWDRCAVMGVVNVTPDSFSDGGDWFDTELAVKHGLDLVAQGADMVDVGGESTRPGAARVDEAEELRRVVPVVRELAAAGVVVSVDTMRASVAEQAVEAGACLVNDVSGGAADPAMVSVVAAHHVPFVVMHWRGQSIDMNNRAVYGDVVAEVVDELGRSVERAVAGGIDPDRIVVDPGLGFAKNAEHDLALVARLARLRVLGRPLLVAASRKRFLGRVLAGDGQAAPPPARERDAATAAVSAIVAREGAWAVRVHEVRASADAVRVARAVEGAAAAGSGGTAGTGRMSDTTGTV
- a CDS encoding DUF3180 domain-containing protein, with product MKQLHIKVLVGLFLAAGVLAWGGARLWDSLGTLPSVPVAAPVVLALIAAVLAATAFSFRARLRAQRERRPDARGVDPLVAARAVVFGQASALVASLAAGLYGGVGVFLLTTGLDVAPRRDQTIYAGLSVVAGAAVVVAAIFLERVCKLPEDGGNGNGGADATV
- the folB gene encoding dihydroneopterin aldolase; translated protein: MDRVALRGLKARGHHGVFPREREEGQTFIVDLVLGLDTRPAAASDDLAKTVHYGVVAEEVVAVVQGEPVDLIETLAERIAGQCLKHEGVQEVEVVVHKPDAPITVPFDDVTITITRSRV
- the folK gene encoding 2-amino-4-hydroxy-6-hydroxymethyldihydropteridine diphosphokinase; translated protein: MNSARQPTATPDGAAVRRPQPGDPTVQPVPASVVEQVDAADVTLSNPKRAVISLGSNLGNRLETLQGAVDALEDTPGLRVKAVSPVYETEPWGVAPGSQPTYFNAVVLIKTTLPPASLLERGHAIEEAFERVRDEQWGPRTIDVDIVAYQDVLSDDPRLTLPHPRAHERAFVLAPWYDIEPEAEVPGHGAVAALLSSIGRDGVAPRSDLELRLPE